GACAAAGCGGCAGCCACATCCGATTGACCTCAACTTATGGAAATGTAAAACATCATATAACCATTCCTGATCACTCACCATTAAAAATCGGCACTCTTGGCAATATCCTTCGAGACCTCGCACAAGGACTTAATCGTGATAGAGAATCGTTGATAGCGGAATTGTTCAAGGACTACTGATGTCCGAAATGGACAAAGACATGAAGATATCCAAAACAGTGTTTGCTGTGTTAATTCTTTCCTTGCCGTTATTATTAAACTTTGGATGCGGAAAGAAATCGCGCCTTGAGGGCAAGGTGGTGGATGGCAAAAACAGACCGATTGCCGGCGTGAAGGTAATAGCCAGGCAAAACGAGCCTGTTGAAGGATATGAGCAATTTGAGTCAACCACAGGCTCAGACGGCAAATTCACTTTTAAGAAGTTATACCCTACCGCATCCTACACACTGTCAATCTGGCATAAGGACTGGAAAACCGATACAACTATGACCACAGAGGCCGCACCTGAGGGGGAGACAACCCTCTTACAAGAGCCTCTGAAGGTACTGATGACAGTTGACAACGAG
The genomic region above belongs to Nitrospirota bacterium and contains:
- a CDS encoding type II toxin-antitoxin system HicA family toxin, which gives rise to MPKIPRDLSGRDLATLLSKYGYEITRQSGSHIRLTSTYGNVKHHITIPDHSPLKIGTLGNILRDLAQGLNRDRESLIAELFKDY
- a CDS encoding DUF1566 domain-containing protein is translated as MSEMDKDMKISKTVFAVLILSLPLLLNFGCGKKSRLEGKVVDGKNRPIAGVKVIARQNEPVEGYEQFESTTGSDGKFTFKKLYPTASYTLSIWHKDWKTDTTMTTEAAPEGETTLLQEPLKVLMTVDNEGIITDTATRLQWYVGSDNDTNWDEANLWVKSLSVGGGGGWRMPARAELRGFYDAGMEFDHWVWSGEIYSPSEAWAFLFYNGYDVYNDRSDSAGGRAFAVRNR